The following are from one region of the Magallana gigas chromosome 4, xbMagGiga1.1, whole genome shotgun sequence genome:
- the LOC117686521 gene encoding uncharacterized protein, giving the protein MAELSLENLPKDSDKFCCPICLEEVRNPKYLPCYHTFCKSCIQTYISSTAACSSDNSPKTIQCPVCRKSIQAPSDDASSEEWACSLPEDKLILSMSIDSDQSENKYCMFCQRDDKTVQAKHWCKTCAETICDDCKSFHSFVPMLQGHKIVGLLDNLDLTNDIEVDEPCLVHKGKYLEVFCQDHDQLCCSICFATKHRTCEKVEAIEEVASDLDEFSNQITPTCFKDFLKRLDHIRERYGKIAAHLQDKKQAIFSSTDTKVEEIKSLIDKAHNQWMKQFEQKHSDAIANIVIASDEVKRLAITVQEAKTILQRVIENGSTKQIFITRHKVRHQILDHVNRLCNLNIWDFVHNYNQPDTDFLRQVSENQKFQDVKALEIASTTIETVSEFAAELQRNNILLRREIMAKKDWMKVRFEKLSEVQLPSRVGYGLFVGDTKVLLSIEYPPSLEIYDVTNSIARCVRSYPCSSIPFGLCHSGESTNKVYVSFNTHVEHYLIDISKSISFKKIETIHLTSPMKAISRGAAVLFSRSDSTRMICSPDFSVKHNLKSYADGCRPLISASFHCDKFALIEGKKVVVVDQNNEEIYKRELPAVSPRGVAFDLEDNIFVCVKINKLRQINNWGVGDRYIELPGIEQSYNVVLHPAGEKILVLDYSKKFCVYKVV; this is encoded by the coding sequence ATGGCTGAACTTTCGCTGGAAAATCTCCCAAAAGACAGTGACAAATTCTGTTGTCCAATATGCCTGGAGGAGGTAAGGAACCCCAAGTATTTGCCATGTTATCATACGTTTTGTAAATCCTGTATTCAGACCTACATATCAAGTACGGCTGCGTGTAGCAGTGATAATTCTCCTAAAACTATTCAGTGTCCCGTATGTAGGAAGTCCATCCAAGCTCCAAGTGATGACGCCTCCAGTGAAGAATGGGCCTGTAGTTTACCAGAAGATAAACTGATTCTGAGTATGTCTATAGACTCGGATCAAAGTGAAAACAAGTATTGCATGTTTTGTCAGCGAGATGACAAAACTGTCCAAGCAAAACATTGGTGTAAAACTTGTGCAGAAACGATTTGTGATGATTGCAAGTCCTTTCACTCTTTTGTCCCGATGCTCCAGGGACACAAAATTGTAGGTCTCTTGGATAATTTGGATTTGACAAATGACATTGAGGTAGATGAACCATGTTTGGTGCATAAGGGGAAGTATCTAGAGGTCTTCTGCCAAGATCATGATCAATTATGCTGCAGCATATGCTTTGCTACCAAGCATAGAACTTGTGAAAAAGTGGAGGCCATTGAAGAGGTTGCATCTGATCTTGATGAATTCAGCAATCAAATAACACCAacatgttttaaagatttcttaaAGAGACTTGATCATATACGGGAAAGATATGGGAAAATAGCTGCACACCTTCAAGATAAAAAACAGGCAATTTTCTCAAGCACTGATACAAAAGTTGAAGAAATAAAATCACTAATAGATAAAGCTCATAACCAATGGATGAAGCAGTTTGAACAGAAACATTCAGATGCCATTGCAAATATTGTAATTGCATCTGATGAGGTGAAACGACTTGCCATAACAGTACAAGAGGCGAAAACCATTTTGCAGAGAGTCATAGAAAATGGATCGACAAAGCAGATCTTTATCACTAGACACAAAGTACGTCATCAGATCTTGGATCATGTGAATCGTTTGTGTAATTTGAACATCTGGGATTTCGTTCACAATTACAATCAACCTGATACGGATTTCCTTCGTCAAGTTAGTGAAAACCAAAAGTTTCAAGATGTCAAGGCACTTGAAATAGCCTCAACCACCATTGAAACAGTGTCAGAATTTGCTGCTGAATTGCAAAGGAATAATATATTGCTAAGACGAGAAATTATGGCAAAAAAAGACTGGATGAAAGTTAGATTTGAAAAACTCTCTGAAGTTCAGCTACCATCTCGGGTTGGTTATGGATTATTTGTGGGGGATACCAAAGTCCTTCTCTCCATAGAATACCCACCATCTCTAGAGATTTATGATGTGACCAACTCAATTGCAAGATGTGTTCGATCCTATCCGTGCTCATCCATTCCTTTTGGACTATGTCACTCCGGAGAGAGTACGAATAAAGTGTATGTTTCTTTTAATACCCATGTGGAACATTATCTCATTGATATCTctaaaagtatttcatttaaGAAGATAGAAACCATTCATCTCACATCACCCATGAAGGCAATTTCACGTGGTGCAGCAGTGCTTTTTTCGAGAAGTGATTCAACAAGAATGATTTGTTCACCTGATTTTTCAGTCAAGCATAATTTGAAAAGCTATGCAGATGGATGTCGACCATTAATATCAGCGTCATTTCATTGCGACAAGTTTGCTCTTATTGAAGGAAAGAAAGTAGTTGTTGTAGACCAAAACAATGAAGAGATTTATAAGAGGGAGCTGCCTGCAGTTTCCCCCCGTGGAGTGGCATTTGATTTAGAGGACAATATTTTTGTCTGTGTGAAGATCAACAAACTGAGGCAGATAAACAACTGGGGAGTTGGGGACCGCTACATCGAATTACCAGGAATCGAACAGTCATACAATGTAGTTCTTCATCCTGCAGGGGAGAAAATTCTGGTTCTGGATTATAGCAAGAAATTTTGtgtttataaagttgtataA
- the LOC117687751 gene encoding uncharacterized protein, translating into MIPSNSETYRSARVRSLTEKGQEQYEETLEKYSSKLRSIGRDIDKLLQEVENEAPKDQRFLDAVTTDIKYQAALYQDTWNQLESYLEGTKTFESLNEIYSRRLIAESVFMKIKHIGALLSEMEEVKNPSTCDGQIKATEENVQASIEQKPKSTRSKKSKSSKSAGSRLSSASAILIKQQADLEAAKRDVDEAKTRVKTIQVLLDEEEDGSEVSSISEEVTRQRTEQFVRDSCEHLQQVNLSPQVTEREIQQVTSHQAKQTNENSHTTMNVDAPAFVPSTVNVHRNTWNTDMCNEFSKFMIKKDLLLSRLTKYDDKPDMYIAWKSSFKNVMSELNVSPAEEVDLLVKWLGPNSSNQALRIRASNTGDPSQCLQKIWSRLEDRFGCPEIVEETLKRKIASFPKLSNKDNKQLFDLADIVAEIESIMKNPSYVTVFAYYNSSSGVNPIVAKLPTHLQERWTTEATKYKLADNVPYPPFSVFSKYIHNTAKVRNDPSFIYEKVNESESAHYRNRSTTRPLQVSARKTEMKAQPSYYSSPKTPDSCPVHGTNHSLNMCRSFRAKPITERKEFLKKNGLCFHCCGPQRHLRRDCRETVKCVVCKSDKHASALHEDDHETRSKAMEAHGGEGMNNSVNTACTQVCGTMAHTSRSCAKIVLVNVYPKDRPHCSRTLYSLIDDQSNRSLASSSFFDKFMEHTPALEYVLSSCSGKFRTSGRTASDYVVESIGHEFCLTLPELIECDSIPNNRDEIPSPHVARQFQHLHDIAHKIPELQPDADIELLIGRDLIDAHHVLDHRIGVNGLPYAQKLPLGWVIIGETCLGKLHPPTSVCVSKTFILDNGRSTHFEPCESLLSVDTKSEPLFKKTSLDETIGLSIEDKRFIEVMESNFAKDSSGRWTAPLPFRSNRPPLANNREQALKRAKSFDLSLKRDPNKQQHTLEFKQKMFDNGHAEIASSVDEKTEHWYLPLFSIYHPKKPDSVRVVFDSAVKFHGSSLNDVLMKGPPLHNSLLGILLRFRTEAIAITVDVEQMFYNFYVFEGHRNYLRFIWYEGNDPSKPLKDYRMTVHVFGNTASPAIATYGLRKCVEGADLDVKNFVNDNFYVDDGITSCETTEQAVKLIKQTQRALYEGGRLRLHKIASNDKAVLEQFDTNDLASNLKNLDIGSDELPMQRSLGLSWDTSADTIKFQLSSEPRPYTRRGVLSMINSVFDPIGVIDGPLEQMGYLPNRLRYCAISFNTALRREIFIFSDASKDAIGAVAYLKLSDAKSSHISFVLGKAKVAPASGHTIPRLELCAAVLAVELAEMIQEQLHIGLQDMQFYTDSQVILGYITNEIRRFYVYVSNRVAKIRHSSNPEQWHYVPTNQNPADLATRGLEPAALQNSLWLRGPDFLKTELQPAGETFDLINAGEDREIRPEITTLKITAKPHESSISDVFLKFSEWKVLVFVICALKRKIRKKRQGGTLKDEICALSSETEQFIVREVQKEMYGPEIQSLQGGKQLPKDSTLLPLSPVLDQHGVLRVGGRLRHCEATDNYKQPIIIPKGHHVATLLVRHFHQRVFHQGRKLTEGAIRAAGYWIVGARRLINSVIHNCVICRKLRGEFCSQRMADLPKDRLAFSPAFTFVGVDTFGPWEVVHRRTRGGLAKHKRWALLFTCLVTRGIHIELIEELSSSSFINALRRFTAIRGPVQQFRSDRGTNFVGAIQDLSILAKFTEDHTVKNYLAENGVIWVFNPPHASHMGGAWERLIGVARRILDAMLLRNHGNLTHEILSTFMAEVTAIVNARPLTTISYDPESPCLLTPSLLLTQKSSPATFPIPDFGRKDMLRSQWKHVQVLAEEFWQKWRSEYLHSLQPRKKWKSDTQNLTVGTVVLMKDNACARNDWPIGIVKRVFPGDDGRVRKVELKVVRNGKTTTFIPSPESTKLKLGTAYYLYVVCDGLVSHPGGVNDYHQLSTMENRG; encoded by the exons ATGATACCTTCAAACTCTGAGACCTACAGATCAGCTCGTGTGAGATCCCTTACGGAAAAGGGACAAGAACAGTATGAAGAAACTTTagaaaaatattcttcaaaGCTAAGAAGCATTGGCAGAGACATCGACAAACTTCTACAGGAAGTAGAAAATGAGGCTCCCAAGGACCAAAGGTTCCTAGATGCTGTTACGACGGACATCAAATACCAAGCGGCTTTATACCAGGACACATGGAATCAACTGGAATCATACCTAGAAGGAACGAAGACATTCGAAAGCCTTAATGAAATTTACTCAAGAAGACTCATAGCAGAGAGCGTTTTCATGAAGATCAAACATATTGGAGCTTTATTATCGGAGATGGAGGAAGTGAAGAACCCTTCAACCTGCGACGGTCAAATTAAAGCTACAGAAGAAAACGTTCAGGCCTCCATTGAACAGAAACCTAAATCCACAAGATCAAAGAAGTCCAAGTCGAGCAAGTCTGCAGGATCGCGTTTATCAAGCGCTAGTGCTATTTTAATCAAGCAACAAGCAGACCTGGAAGCAGCCAAA AGAGACGTGGATGAAGCTAAAACGAGAGTAAAAACAATACAAGTCCTACTCGATGAGGAAGAAGATGGATCCGAAGTATCGTCAATCAGTGAAGAAGTCACTAGACAACGCACAGAACAGTTTGTGAGAGATTCTTGTGAACATCTACAGCAAGTAAATCTCAGCCCACAGGTCACTGAACGGGAAATTCAACAGGTCACCAGTCACCAagccaaacaaacaaacgagAACAGCCATACCACTATGAACGTTGATGCTCCTGCGTTTGTGCCTTCAACAGTTAATGTACATAGAAACACTTGGAACACAGACATGTGCAATGAATTCTCCAAATTCATGATAAAAAAGGACCTCTTGCTTTCTCGTCTGACCAAGTACGACGACAAACCAGACATGTACATAGCTTGGAAGTCAAGCTTCAAGAACGTGATGTCCGAACTCAACGTATCACCAGCAGAGGAGGTCGACCTGCTAGTGAAATGGCTCGGACCCAACTCATCAAACCAAGCCTTACGAATCAGGGCTTCCAACACTGGAGACCCCTCCCAGTGCCTACAGAAAATATGGAGTCGTCTGGAAGATCGCTTTGGGTGTCCAGAGATAGTAGAAGAAACATTAAAGAGGAAAATAGCATCGTTTCCTAAATTATCAAACAAGGACAACAAACAGCTGTTTGACTTAGCAGACATAGTGGCCGAAATTGAATCTATCATGAAAAATCCAAGTTATGTAACTGTGTTTGCTTACTATAATTCCTCTTCTGGAGTCAACCCAATAGTTGCCAAACTCCCTACTCACTTGCAGGAGAGGTGGACAACAGAGGCAACTAAATACAAATTGGCGGACAACGTACCCTATCCGCCATTTTCTGTTTTTTCCAAGTATATACACAATACAGCCAAAGTCAGAAATGACCCTAGCTTCATCTATGAGAAAGTCAATGAGTCAGAATCAGCTCATTATAGAAACAGATCAACAACAAGACCTTTGCAAGTGTCAGCCAGGAAAACAGAGATGAAGGCTCAACCATCATACTACAGTTCTCCGAAGACGCCCGACTCTTGCCCAGTTCATGGTACTAACCACTCATTGAACATGTGTCGCTCCTTCAGAGCCAAGCCCATCACCGAACGGAAAgaattcttaaagaaaaacGGATTGTGTTTTCATTGCTGCGGCCCTCAAAGACATCTAAGAAGAGACTGTCGTGAGACTGTGAAATGTGTAGTGTGCAAAAGTGATAAACACGCATCAGCTCTACATGAAGACGATCATGAAACTCGATCGAAAGCAATGGAAGCTCATGGAGGGGAGGGAATGAACAACAGTGTAAATACCGCTTGTACTCAAGTATGTGGGACTATGGCACACACCAGCAGATCATGTGCCAAGATTGTCCTGGTCAACGTGTATCCTAAAGACCGCCCACATTGTTCAAGAACTTTGTATTCTCTAATAGATGATCAAAGCAATCGTTCCTTGGCCTCCTCCTCcttttttgacaaatttatgGAACACACTCCAGCACTGGAATATGTTCTATCCTCATGTTCAGGAAAGTTTAGAACATCAGGTCGTACGGCAAGTGACTATGTTGTGGAAAGCATTGGTCACGAATTCTGCCTCACTCTTCCAGAACTCATCGAATGTGACAGCATCCCAAACAACCGAGATGAAATTCCGTCACCACACGTTGCCAGACAGTTCCAACACCTCCATGATATTGCCCATAAAATCCCAGAACTCCAACCAGACGCAGACATCGAACTCCTGATTGGAAGAGACCTCATTGATGCACACCATGTTTTGGATCATCGCATTGGTGTAAACGGCCTTCCTTATGCCCAGAAACTTCCGCTTGGGTGGGTAATTATAGGAGAAACCTGTCTTGGGAAACTTCATCCGCCCACCAGCGTTTGTGTTAGTAAAACATTTATCCTAGACAATGGACGCTCAACACACTTTGAACCTTGTGAAAGTCTCCTTAGTGTGGACACGAAATCGGAGCCGCTCTTTAAGAAAACCAGCTTGGATGAAACCATAGGACTTTCCATTGAAGACAAGAGGTTCATTGAAGTAATGGAATCAAATTTTGCGAAAGACAGCAGCGGAAGGTGGACAGCCCCTCTGCCCTTCCGGTCGAATCGACCACCTTTAGCCAACAACAGGGAGCAAGCACTCAAAAGAGCCAAATCCTTTGACTTGAGTCTAAAACGAGATCCAAACAAGCAGCAACATACCCTAGAGTTTAAGCAAAAGATGTTTGATAATGGTCATGCTGAAATTGCTTCCTCCGTAGATGAGAAAACAGAACATTGGTACTTACCCTTGTTCAGCATTTACCATCCGAAGAAGCCAGATAGTGTCCGAGTGGTTTTCGACTCGGCAGTCAAATTTCACGGTTCGTCTCTCAACGACGTTTTGATGAAGGGACCACCCTTACACAACAGCCTCTTAGGTATCTTACTACGCTTTCGTACAGAGGCTATCGCAATTACGGTAGATGTGGAACAAATGTTCTACAACTTTTATGTGTTCGAAGGACACAGGAATTACTTACGGTTCATATGGTATGAAGGAAATGACCCTTCCAAACCCCTTAAAGATTACAGAATGACTGTCCATGTATTTGGGAACACAGCTTCTCCAGCGATCGCCACCTATGGTTTGAGGAAATGTGTGGAAGGTGCCGATCTAGATGTGAAAAACTTTGTCAATGACAATTTTTATGTTGACGACGGGATAACCTCGTGTGAAACTACAGAACAAGCAGTGAAGCTCATCAAACAAACCCAACGCGCACTCTATGAAGGAGGCCGTCTAAGGCTGCACAAGATTGCTTCTAACGATAAAGCAGTGTTAGAACAGTTTGACACAAACGACTTGGCATCTAACTTAAAAAACTTGGATATTGGATCTGACGAATTACCGATGCAGAGAAGTCTTGGCCTTTCCTGGGACACTTCTGCTGACACTATCAAGTTCCAGTTATCATCAGAACCAAGGCCTTACACACGTCGAGGTGTGTTGTCAATGATCAACAGTGTCTTTGATCCTATTGG AGTCATTGATGGCCCGTTGGAACAAATGGGTTACCTCCCTAACAGACTTAGGTATTGTGCTATCTCCTTCAACACAGCACTACGTCGGGAAATCTTCATCTTCTCAGATGCTTCCAAAGACGCAATAGGCGCTGTAGCCTACTTAAAACTATCAGATGCCAAGTCCAGCCACATCAGTTTCGTCTTAGGAAAGGCAAAAGTTGCACCAGCCAGCGGACATACAATTCCCCGTCTTGAGCTCTGTGCAGCAGTCTTAGCGGTAGAACTGGCAGAAATGATCCAGGAACAACTTCACATAGGTCTGCAAGACATGCAATTTTACACGGACAGCCAAGTGATTCTTGGATACATAACGAACGAAATACGCAGGTTTTACGTCTATGTCAGCAACCGTGTGGCAAAAATCAGACACTCAAGCAACCCAGAACAGTGGCATTATGTTCCCACCAACCAAAATCCGGCAGACCTTGCTACTAGAGGTCTAGAACCAGCAGCACTACAAAATAGCCTTTGGCTAAGGGGACCAGACTTCCTCAAGACAGAACTCCAGCCCGCCGGAGAAACATTCGATCTCATCAACGCAGGCGAGGACAGAGAGATCAGACCAGAAATTACAACCCTGAAAATAACTGCTAAACCGCACGAATCGTCTATCTCGGACGTTTTCCTGAAATTCTCAGAATGGAAAGTACTAGTATTCGTCATTTGTGCTCTGAAACGTAAGATTAGAAAGAAACGGCAGGGTGGGACTCTGAAGGATGAGATCTGCGCTTTGTCTTCAGAAACCGAACAGTTCATTGTAAGAGAAGTTCAGAAGGAGATGTATGGGCCAGAAATTCAGTCTCTACAGGGGGGAAAGCAGCTCCCTAAGGACAGTACTCTCCTTCCTCTTAGTCCTGTGTTAGATCAGCATGGGGTATTGAGAGTAGGTGGACGTTTGAGACACTGCGAAGCTACTGACAACTACAAACAACCTATCATCATACCTAAGGGACACCATGTCGCTACCCTTCTTGTGCGACACTTTCATCAAAGAGTATTTCATCAAGGAAGAAAGTTAACAGAAGGTGCGATCCGCGCAGCTGGATACTGGATAGTCGGAGCAAGACGCCTGATCAACTCTGTCATCCACAACTGTGTTATCTGCAGAAAACTCAGGGGAGAATTCTGTTCACAACGGATGGCTGACTTACCAAAAGACAGACTTGCTTTCAGCCCAGCCTTCACCTTTGTTGGAGTGGACACCTTTGGTCCATGGGAGGTGGTCCACAGACGAACCAGAGGAGGGCTAGCCAAGCATAAACGATGGGCTTTACTCTTCACTTGCCTAGTCACAAGGGGCATACATATTGAATTGATAGAAGAGCTCAGTAGTTCGTCATTCATTAATGCACTGAGGCGTTTCACAGCGATAAGAGGTCCAGTTCAACAGTTCCGGTCCGACAGGGGAACAAACTTTGTTGGAGCCATCCAAGACCTGTCCATCCTAGCCAAGTTTACCGAAGACCATACTGTGAAAAACTATCTGGCAGAAAATGGAGTGATTTGGGTATTCAATCCACCTCACGCATCTCACATGGGGGGTGCATGGGAGCGTTTAATTGGTGTAGCCCGGAGAATACTTGATGCCATGCTCCTACGCAACCATGGGAATCTCACACATGAGATTCTCTCTACCTTCATGGCTGAAGTGACAGCAATAGTCAACGCTAGACCTCTGACAACAATATCCTACGACCCTGAGTCGCCTTGCCTGTTGACGCCCTCTTTATTGCTGACCCAGAAGTCTTCACCAGCTACTTTCCCAATTCCAGATTTTGGACGGAAAGACATGTTAAGGAGCCAGTGGAAACACGTTCAGGTACTAGCAGAGGAGTTTTGGCAGAAGTGGAGGTCGGAGTACTTACATAGTCTACAACCTCGTAAGAAGTGGAAGTCGGACACCCAGAACCTTACGGTCGGAACCGTCGTTCTCATGAAGGACAACGCCTGCGCAAGAAACGATTGGCCCATTGGGATCGTGAAGCGTGTGTTCCCTGGTGATGATGGACGGGTGAGAAAGGTGGAGCTGAAAGTTGTGCGCAATGGAAAAACAACCAC TTTTATACCCTCTCCGGAG TCCACTAAGCTGAAATTGGGTACTGCTTACTACTTGTATGTGGTCTGCgatggactggtgtcccatccagggGGAGTCAATGACTATCATCAGCTTAGCACCATGGAAAACCGCGGATAA
- the LOC109617876 gene encoding uncharacterized protein, giving the protein MDPQSSAQDIPRCDLCETAIVQSYCDFCHVKLCKPCIGEHISDEYYKHKIVPFQERRSTLIYPKCETHSHKNCKFQCEDCNNIFVCSSCIASEQHERHKFVEVTEVYKSKKKIIKKDREELENYISPSYEETALQLENQLANLDGGYEKLTLAITKEGEQWHRKIDVIINKMKMEVNEIKVKHRDILMKHLDENKQIQSLIKQTLLAIEKIEKSTEVSSTTEYSSKIREFSKIPSKVQVSLPTFISKPIDREKLYKLFGHITPLATASVKNVPSLKQPSISVRELLVEPKLVSTIHTGYKDLRSVTCLNDGRIWTNGMTNDIKCFIVGSVLRKIKTKSGERPSDIAVDSNGDLLYSDRTRGTVNKVKNGQNEELIILQGWRPIQLCVTSTGDLLVTVFSDDETQSKVVRYSGSTEKQTIQYDDKGKPLYSGNSYIKYITENRNHDICVADSVALAVVVVSQHGELRWRYTGYPSVTKNKSFKPYGITTDNQSRILTADYYNHCIHILDQNGQFLRYIDNCGLNSPFGLCVDNDDNLFVCEYYNGNVKKIKYLK; this is encoded by the coding sequence ATGGATCCTCAATCTAGTGCCCAGGATATACCCCGATGTGACTTAtgtgagaccgccatagtacagagctactgtgacttttgtcatgtcaaaCTGTGTAAGCCATGTATAGGAGAACACATCTCTGATGAATAttacaaacataaaattgtCCCTTTCCAGGAACGAAGGTCAACCCTTATTTACCCAAAATGCGAAACGCATTCACacaaaaattgcaaatttcAGTGCGAAGATTgcaataacatttttgtttgttcttcctGCATAGCATCTGAACAACATGAGAGGCACAAATTTGTAGAAGTTACAGAAGTTtacaaatcaaagaaaaaaatcattaaaaaggaTAGGGAAGAGttagaaaattatatttccCCATCTTATGAAGAAACTGCACTCCAATTGGAAAATCAACTTGCCAACCTAgatggaggatatgagaaacttacaTTGGCAATTACCAAAGaaggagagcaatggcacagaAAAATAGACGTCatcatcaacaaaatgaaaatggaagTCAATGAGATAAAAGTGAAACACAGagatattttaatgaaacactTAGATGAAAACAAGCAGATACAATCTCTTATAAAGCAAACACTACTGGCCATAGAAAAAATAGAGAAATCTACTGAAGTGTCTTCTACCACTGAATACAGCTCTAAGATTAGAGAGTTCAGCAAGATTCCATCGAAAGTTCAAGTATCACTGCCAACATTCATCTCAAAACCAATAGACCGCGAGAAGCTTTATAAGTTGTTTGGTCACATCACCCCATTAGCTACTGCTTCTGTAAAAAATGTTCCGTCACTAAAGCAACCAAGTATTTCAGTCAGAGAACTACTGGTTGAGCCGAAGCTTGTTAGTACAATACATACTGGGTATAAAGATCTACGCAGTGTTACCTGTCTAAATGATGGCAGGATATGGACGAATGGAATGACaaatgatatcaaatgcttCATTGTAGGTTCAGTCCTccggaaaatcaaaacaaaatcagGGGAGCGCCCCAGTGACATAGCTGTAGACAGTAATGGAGATCTACTGTACTCTGATAGGACGAGAGGAACGGTGAATAAAGTAAAGAATGGACAGAATGAAGAGTTGATTATATTACAGGGATGGAGACCTATTCAGTTGTGTGTAACCTCtactggtgatctcctggttacAGTGTTCAGTGACGATGAAACTCAATCCAAGGTTGTCCGTTACTCGGGATCCActgagaaacaaacaattcaatatGATGATAAAGGTAAACCTCTTTACTCAGGGAATAGTTATATAAAATACATCActgagaacagaaaccatgacatctgtgtcGCCGACAGTGTTGCTCTTGCAGTAGTTGTGGTAAGTCAGCACGGGGAACTCAGATGGAGGTACACTGGTTATCCGTCAGTAACAAAGAACAAATCATTTAAACCCTatggcatcacaacagacaatcagagtcgtatcctgacagcagattattacaaccattgtatccacattctggatcagaatggacagtttctccgatacattgataactgtggtCTGAATAGTCCCtttggtttatgtgtggacaatgaCGACAATCTGTTTGTGTGCGAATATTACAACGgtaatgtaaagaaaatcaagtaTTTGAAGTAG
- the LOC136274519 gene encoding uncharacterized protein yields the protein MLALKIPINNIIDKVWEHFSDREGRDNLDDLKYYHLIDRKKIHSLKTRLVDPSIIQDSNDALSTSLKVEALRQESFNPVLLYKQQGIEDPSKRLAKEDFILAIMTKQQLDMYQKFAGRILCMDSTHKTNSYSFKLITLMVADEFRKGYPVAFCISNREDELAISLFLSSVKALSPETKVKVIMTDDDNAGWNAAKSVFGSDLQQFLCTWHIQRSWIKNIHNHFRNDAQKTEIYCYLCAMLQARSENDFNRYKESLISKLLTMNPGFLKYLMDNYFNRPEKWSLCFRKGIEYGNVNTNMFVESFHNQLKTIYFSGKRNRRIDVLLDTLLKIENDHFIRHLQRVSYNNPSDSDVHIKDRHDRGLDIDNSRVKQITSSIFSLDSETDNYIIEAMLDDCSQEHCYSKCKNLPCINLCYHMYQCSCSDYHNGHICKHIHKIHSLSSVSDTIVRDSDENEVQLCHPEPTAANPKEKTSKIQLQRIDNLLDELGHQVKNPQVIKYRLSTIIKSLESLISGNK from the coding sequence ATGCTTGCTCTTAAAATTccaataaataatattatagaCAAAGTATGGGAACATTTTAGTGACAGAGAGGGTAGGGATAATTTAGATGACCTTAAGTATTATCATTTGATAGATCGAAAGAAAATTCATAGTTTGAAAACACGACTTGTAGATCCTTCAATTATTCAAGACAGTAATGATGCACTGTCAACTTCTTTAAAGGTGGAAGCTCTACGTCAAGAGTCATTCAACCCAGTCCTCCTATACAAACAACAAGGCATTGAAGATCCTTCCAAAAGACTCGCCAAGGAGGACTTTATTTTAGCCATCATGACCAAACAACAGCTGGACATGTACCAAAAATTTGCAGGCCGGATTTTATGCATGGATTCCACACATAAAACAAATAGTTATTCATTCAAGTTAATTACTCTCATGGTAGCTGATGAGTTTCGTAAAGGTTATCCTGTTGCATTTTGTATTTCTAATAGGGAAGATGAATTAGCAATATCTTTATTTCTGTCATCAGTTAAGGCTCTCTCCCCTGAAACAAAGGTCAAGGTTATAATGACAGATGATGACAATGCAGGGTGGAATGCAGCAAAGTCGGTCTTTGGTTCTGATCTTCAGCAGTTCCTTTGTACCTGGCATATTCAAAGGTCATGGATAAAAAATATCCACAATCATTTTAGGAATGATGCTCAGAAAACAGAAATATACTGTTATCTTTGTGCCATGCTGCAAGCAAGATCAGAGAATGATTTCAATAGGTATAAAGAATCATTGATCTCAAAACTTCTTACTATGAATCCTGggttcttaaaatatttgatggatAATTACTTTAATCGTCCTGAGAAATGGTCATTGTGTTTTAGGAAAGGAATAGAATATGGCAATGTTAATACCAATATGTTTGTAGAAAGTTTTCATAACCAGCTGAAAACTATATACTTCTCAGGGAAGCGCAATAGGCGCATAGATGTGCTTTTAGACACTTTGTTAAAGATAGAGAATGACCATTTTATCAGACACCTACAACGTGTTTCTTATAACAACCCTTCTGATAGTGATGTGCATATTAAGGATAGGCATGACAGAGGTTTGGATATTGATAATTCCAGGGTTAAGCAAATTACCAGCAGTATCTTTTCATTAGATTCTGAAacagataattatattatagaGGCCATGCTGGATGATTGCTCACAGGAACATTGTTATagcaaatgtaaaaatttaccaTGCATAAATCTTTGCTATCACATGTATCAATGTTCTTGCAGTGATTACCACAATGGTCAtatatgtaaacatattcaTAAAATTCATTCTCTTTCCAGTGTTTCAGATACTATTGTAAGAGATTCAGATGAAAATGAAGTGCAACTTTGTCATCCTGAACCAACAGCTGCAAACCCTAAAGAAAAGACATCCAAAATACAACTGCAGCGAATTGATAACCTTCTCGACGAACTTGGTCATCAGGTTAAAAATCCACAAGTCATAAAATATAGATTATCTACAATAATTAAGTCTTTAGAAAGTTTAATTTCAGGTAATAAATAA